One part of the Chryseobacterium sp. 7 genome encodes these proteins:
- a CDS encoding cysteine hydrolase family protein translates to MENTKTALLVMDMQSSILSNIPDSQELVSNVKEVIKAARTRQIPVIYITVGFRQGMPEISAKNKAFSGIKEHMADVDMKDWIAIHPDLNPEDKDIVITKRRFSAFTGSDLEVVLRGLDVQHLVLTGVSTSGVVLSTVREASDKDYNLTVIEDCCKDGDEEVHNVLMRKVFPRQADVITVNDWVQ, encoded by the coding sequence ATGGAAAACACAAAAACAGCATTACTGGTGATGGACATGCAGTCATCAATATTAAGTAATATACCAGACTCACAGGAATTGGTATCTAATGTTAAAGAAGTTATTAAAGCCGCGAGAACCCGCCAAATTCCAGTTATTTATATTACAGTAGGGTTCAGACAGGGAATGCCGGAAATAAGTGCTAAAAACAAAGCATTTTCAGGAATTAAAGAGCATATGGCAGATGTTGATATGAAAGACTGGATTGCTATTCATCCTGATCTTAATCCTGAAGACAAAGATATCGTGATTACCAAAAGAAGATTTAGTGCTTTTACAGGAAGTGATCTTGAAGTTGTTCTCCGCGGACTGGATGTTCAGCATCTGGTACTGACTGGAGTTTCTACCAGTGGTGTTGTTTTATCTACAGTGAGAGAAGCTTCAGATAAGGATTATAATCTTACGGTGATTGAAGACTGCTGTAAAGACGGAGATGAAGAAGTACATAATGTACTGATGAGAAAGGTTTTCCCAAGACAGGCTGATGTTATTACGGTAAATGACTGGGTACAATAA
- the prmA gene encoding 50S ribosomal protein L11 methyltransferase, giving the protein MQNYLEFNFKISPLQPWNEILMAELIEIGFDSFTEEIDGILGYIQTDLFHEDQLKALPIFENENVKIEYSFEEMPNINWNEEWEKNFSPINIDDKVLIRAEFHESVPGMHEIIIQPKMSFGTGHHPTTHLMIQQMMDIDFNGKKVLDMGCGTSVLAIYAKQQGAGDTKAIDIDEWSVENSKENAVRNSVELDIEQGTAENLGKENFDIILANINRNILISDIPTYVSVLNDGGQLLLSGLCFFDVDDILEVCKESGLELKKQLQREEWVSLLLEK; this is encoded by the coding sequence ATGCAAAATTATTTAGAATTCAATTTCAAAATTTCTCCATTGCAGCCTTGGAATGAGATTTTAATGGCAGAGCTTATAGAAATAGGTTTTGACAGCTTTACAGAAGAAATTGACGGAATTTTAGGATATATCCAGACAGATTTGTTTCACGAAGATCAGCTGAAAGCACTTCCGATCTTTGAAAACGAAAATGTAAAAATTGAATATTCTTTCGAAGAAATGCCAAACATCAACTGGAATGAGGAATGGGAAAAGAACTTCTCTCCCATCAATATTGATGATAAAGTATTGATCAGAGCAGAATTCCACGAATCTGTACCGGGAATGCATGAAATTATCATTCAGCCTAAAATGTCTTTCGGAACAGGACATCACCCTACAACCCACCTGATGATCCAGCAGATGATGGATATTGATTTCAATGGTAAAAAAGTTCTGGATATGGGATGCGGAACTTCTGTATTGGCCATTTATGCAAAACAGCAGGGAGCAGGAGATACAAAAGCCATCGATATTGATGAATGGTCTGTAGAAAATTCAAAAGAAAATGCTGTAAGAAACAGTGTAGAACTGGATATTGAACAGGGAACTGCCGAAAATTTAGGAAAAGAAAATTTCGATATTATTTTAGCCAATATCAACAGAAATATTCTGATTTCAGACATCCCGACTTATGTTTCAGTATTGAATGACGGAGGACAACTATTGCTTTCAGGGCTTTGTTTCTTTGATGTGGATGATATTCTGGAAGTATGCAAAGAAAGCGGACTTGAGCTGAAAAAGCAATTGCAGCGTGAAGAATGGGTAAGTCTTCTGCTTGAAAAATAA
- a CDS encoding MgtC/SapB family protein has translation MDILEDLLPILFSVFVGGIIGIEREYQLKSAGLRTMILVTLGACIFTMLSMSLGGPGSPDRIAANIITGIGFVGAGVIFKEDNRVSGLTTAVTIWICASLGMTIGAGYYQEAIIGSLVVFLLLIMFKYVQDIIDKISVRYTYQITLPYEDGVVEKYETLFKEHGLKSIRGKQVRSGEKYTIIWRVQGAAKKHDICTKILLNDLSIEEFRF, from the coding sequence ATGGATATACTTGAAGATTTACTACCCATTCTATTCTCAGTATTTGTAGGCGGCATCATCGGAATTGAAAGAGAATACCAGCTGAAGTCAGCAGGATTAAGAACCATGATTCTTGTGACACTCGGAGCATGTATTTTTACCATGCTTTCTATGAGTCTGGGCGGGCCGGGAAGTCCTGACCGTATTGCAGCCAATATTATTACAGGAATCGGATTTGTAGGAGCCGGAGTTATTTTTAAAGAAGACAACAGAGTTTCCGGACTTACAACCGCTGTCACAATATGGATTTGTGCTTCTCTGGGAATGACCATAGGAGCCGGATATTATCAGGAAGCAATCATAGGCTCGCTGGTGGTATTTTTGCTGCTTATTATGTTCAAATATGTCCAGGATATTATTGATAAAATAAGTGTCCGCTACACCTATCAGATCACACTTCCTTATGAAGATGGAGTAGTGGAGAAATATGAGACTCTTTTTAAAGAACATGGCTTAAAATCAATCAGAGGAAAGCAAGTGAGAAGCGGTGAAAAATACACCATCATCTGGCGTGTGCAGGGAGCTGCAAAAAAACATGATATCTGCACAAAAATCCTACTTAATGATCTGTCCATCGAAGAATTCCGATTTTAA
- a CDS encoding TetR/AcrR family transcriptional regulator — MSSHTEQDQLSQQILETASGLYLKYGLKKVTMDDISKAVGKSRTSIYYYYKNREEVFQAVLDNLIKEVIAEIDSRMKKKSTFEGKIQEFCLAKVKTSEERSSFFRAIEAGMDNEEKSKHITDAHNRMMEAERNLLLNLFSTSISNGDIPKVTIEEQETIIFILQSSIRGIRREMGLKNDFKNLNNTANTLTSMVIKHIG, encoded by the coding sequence ATGTCATCTCATACAGAACAAGATCAGCTTTCACAACAAATCCTGGAAACCGCTTCAGGACTGTATTTGAAATATGGTTTAAAGAAAGTGACCATGGATGATATTTCAAAAGCAGTCGGGAAAAGCAGAACATCAATTTATTATTATTATAAAAACCGGGAAGAAGTTTTTCAGGCGGTTTTGGATAACCTGATTAAGGAAGTTATTGCTGAGATTGATTCCAGGATGAAGAAGAAAAGCACTTTTGAAGGAAAAATCCAGGAGTTTTGTCTGGCTAAAGTAAAAACATCGGAAGAAAGATCTTCATTTTTCAGAGCGATAGAAGCCGGGATGGATAATGAAGAAAAATCCAAGCATATCACAGATGCCCACAACCGAATGATGGAAGCGGAAAGAAACCTTCTTCTCAATCTATTCTCAACAAGCATTAGCAATGGTGACATTCCTAAAGTGACCATTGAAGAACAGGAAACCATCATCTTTATTCTACAGAGCAGCATCAGAGGAATAAGGCGCGAGATGGGTTTAAAAAACGATTTTAAAAATTTAAACAACACAGCGAATACACTAACCTCTATGGTTATTAAACATATCGGGTAA
- a CDS encoding calcineurin-like phosphoesterase C-terminal domain-containing protein yields MPCVLVSAMVFSQTSVSGYVYEDSNKNQKKENREKGIEGVAVSNGVQVVLTDKNGRYSLPVQEDQTIFVIKPSGYQTALNANNLPQFYYHHKSKGSPSDFKYKGVAPTGDLPKELNFPLYPQKEDKNFDILVFGDPQPYTEKELDYFKRGIVNEVKKTKKNAVLGISLGDLVGDNLSLQKPYADVMKEVGLPWYNVMGNHDMNYDAKEDKLSDETFESNFGPANYSFNYGNVHFIILDDILYPDPRDGKGYWGGFREDQLQFIESDLKLVDKNKLIVISFHIPLEHNNEDSFRNADRQKLFDFLNPFQNVLLLSAHTHIQQQIFYGKKAGWNGIKELHEYNVGTTCGDWYSGTPDDAGLPTSTMRDGTAKGYSFITFTDNQYKVKYRTAGKPEEYQIKLYVPKVIPSSRTSAKVLANFFMGSKKDKVEYRIDGGKWEEMEYDETIDPNFALSVFKWDTTEKILPGRRPSNPEMSKHIWEADFPKKLSLGKHKVEVKAVDMYGNEFSASEEFEVQNAIQIP; encoded by the coding sequence ATGCCTTGTGTGCTGGTTTCAGCAATGGTATTCTCACAAACATCAGTTTCAGGATATGTCTACGAAGACAGCAATAAAAATCAAAAGAAAGAAAACCGCGAAAAAGGAATAGAAGGAGTAGCTGTTTCCAACGGTGTTCAGGTAGTTCTTACCGATAAAAACGGAAGATACAGCCTGCCGGTTCAGGAAGACCAGACTATTTTTGTGATTAAACCTTCAGGATATCAAACGGCTTTGAATGCGAACAACTTACCTCAGTTTTATTACCATCATAAATCCAAAGGTTCTCCATCAGATTTTAAATACAAAGGAGTTGCACCTACAGGAGATCTTCCCAAAGAACTGAACTTTCCGCTTTACCCACAAAAGGAAGATAAAAACTTTGATATCCTTGTTTTTGGTGATCCGCAGCCTTACACAGAAAAAGAACTGGACTATTTCAAAAGAGGAATTGTAAACGAAGTGAAGAAAACTAAGAAAAATGCTGTGTTGGGAATCAGTCTTGGGGATTTGGTAGGAGACAACCTAAGCCTTCAGAAACCTTATGCAGATGTGATGAAAGAAGTGGGACTGCCTTGGTACAATGTGATGGGGAATCATGATATGAACTATGATGCGAAGGAAGACAAGCTTTCCGATGAAACATTTGAATCCAATTTTGGTCCTGCCAATTATTCTTTCAATTATGGGAATGTACACTTCATTATTCTGGACGATATCCTTTATCCCGATCCGAGAGATGGCAAAGGCTATTGGGGAGGATTCCGTGAAGACCAGCTTCAGTTCATCGAAAGTGATTTGAAACTGGTTGACAAGAATAAATTAATCGTCATTTCCTTCCATATTCCGTTGGAACATAACAATGAAGACAGTTTCAGAAATGCAGACCGTCAGAAGTTATTTGATTTCTTAAATCCATTTCAGAATGTATTGCTTTTATCCGCACATACGCATATTCAACAGCAGATTTTCTATGGCAAAAAAGCAGGCTGGAACGGAATTAAAGAACTACACGAATACAACGTAGGAACTACGTGTGGAGACTGGTATTCCGGAACACCGGATGATGCAGGGCTTCCTACCTCCACCATGAGAGATGGAACCGCAAAAGGATATTCTTTCATCACTTTTACAGACAATCAGTATAAAGTAAAATACAGAACAGCCGGAAAACCGGAAGAATATCAGATCAAATTATATGTTCCGAAAGTAATCCCATCCTCAAGAACTTCGGCGAAAGTACTGGCTAATTTCTTCATGGGAAGCAAAAAAGACAAAGTAGAATACAGAATAGACGGAGGAAAATGGGAAGAAATGGAATATGATGAAACCATAGACCCGAATTTTGCCCTTTCTGTTTTCAAATGGGATACCACAGAGAAAATTCTTCCGGGAAGAAGACCTTCCAACCCCGAAATGTCAAAACACATCTGGGAAGCAGATTTTCCTAAGAAGTTATCATTAGGAAAACATAAAGTTGAGGTGAAAGCGGTCGACATGTATGGCAATGAATTTTCTGCTTCAGAAGAATTTGAAGTTCAAAATGCTATCCAAATTCCTTAA
- a CDS encoding 3-ketoacyl-ACP reductase yields the protein MNINGKNAIVTGGGRGLGKAVALALANEGVNVAITGRNEENLKMTVEEIKKLGVNSAYAVFSVDNEIQVKAGIESLAEQLGGIDILINNAGIGDFGSIEEMSSETWEQVIKTNLFGVYYAAKAAHPFMKAKGEGDIVNVASTAGLKGGPNMSAYAASKAAVVSLSQSMMAEWRKQNIRVITLTPSTIASDMSIQGGLTDGNPDKVLQPEDFAEWVRDILKMNRRALIANGSIFSTNP from the coding sequence ATGAATATAAACGGAAAAAATGCCATCGTAACAGGTGGTGGAAGAGGACTAGGGAAAGCGGTAGCATTAGCATTAGCCAATGAAGGAGTAAACGTTGCCATTACAGGGAGAAATGAGGAAAACCTTAAAATGACGGTTGAAGAAATTAAAAAACTGGGCGTGAACTCAGCCTACGCAGTTTTTTCTGTAGACAATGAAATTCAGGTAAAAGCTGGAATAGAATCTTTAGCAGAACAACTGGGAGGAATTGATATTCTGATCAACAATGCAGGAATCGGGGACTTTGGAAGCATTGAAGAAATGTCTTCTGAAACATGGGAGCAGGTAATTAAAACCAACCTTTTCGGAGTGTATTACGCAGCAAAAGCGGCCCACCCATTCATGAAAGCTAAAGGTGAAGGTGATATCGTCAACGTAGCTTCTACAGCAGGCTTGAAAGGTGGACCGAATATGTCAGCATATGCCGCATCAAAAGCAGCAGTAGTATCTTTGTCTCAATCTATGATGGCAGAATGGAGAAAACAAAATATCCGTGTGATCACTTTGACTCCAAGTACAATTGCTTCAGATATGAGCATCCAGGGAGGACTTACAGACGGAAATCCTGATAAAGTATTACAGCCGGAAGACTTCGCAGAATGGGTAAGAGATATTCTGAAAATGAACAGAAGAGCATTAATTGCAAACGGTTCTATTTTCTCTACAAATCCATAA
- a CDS encoding SH3 domain-containing protein has translation MKTLWTALFLLMLQLFTAQETEVYADGVFGFEENKTQKIFTDWTRVRQDPGVNAQIVDSLQINQQVTILKKENTVLKLGERNANWYKISYQKGESTLEGYIWGGNLCVGYRNKNGHDFLFGLSKTIDRKNKEFNETQKQNIAGIKVMEGSTLIDEVYFDTGRGEELSFASFNIESGHKLQNVEFTLKAMVSGEACGIASYDQYVLFKDKKLVALPQLTNVGDAGAYYHSEEYVFPNDKGGIPNAFILKVEDMEVDEKDREKKKSSSKTYLWNGSSYQLK, from the coding sequence ATGAAAACTTTATGGACAGCTTTATTTTTACTGATGCTGCAGCTTTTTACAGCACAGGAAACTGAAGTATATGCAGATGGAGTCTTTGGCTTTGAGGAAAATAAAACCCAGAAGATTTTTACTGACTGGACCCGTGTGAGACAGGATCCCGGAGTGAATGCTCAGATTGTAGATTCGCTACAGATCAATCAGCAGGTTACGATTCTTAAAAAAGAAAATACAGTCCTGAAGCTGGGAGAAAGAAATGCTAATTGGTATAAAATCTCTTATCAGAAAGGGGAAAGTACATTGGAAGGTTATATCTGGGGTGGCAATCTTTGTGTAGGATACCGTAACAAAAATGGGCATGATTTCCTTTTTGGACTTTCTAAAACCATTGACAGGAAGAATAAAGAATTCAATGAGACCCAAAAGCAGAATATTGCCGGAATAAAAGTAATGGAAGGAAGTACACTCATTGATGAGGTGTATTTTGATACAGGAAGAGGAGAAGAGCTGAGCTTTGCATCATTCAATATTGAAAGTGGTCACAAGCTGCAAAATGTTGAATTTACTTTAAAAGCAATGGTTTCCGGAGAAGCCTGTGGAATTGCCAGCTATGATCAGTATGTTCTTTTCAAGGATAAAAAACTGGTTGCCCTTCCGCAGTTAACAAATGTAGGAGATGCCGGAGCTTATTATCACAGCGAAGAATATGTTTTTCCTAATGATAAAGGAGGGATTCCCAATGCATTTATCCTGAAAGTGGAAGATATGGAAGTGGATGAAAAAGACAGGGAGAAAAAGAAAAGCTCTTCCAAAACCTATCTTTGGAACGGAAGTTCTTACCAATTGAAATAA
- a CDS encoding MFS transporter has translation MNKLSNISTFRAFRSTNYTLYFFGRSVSQFGTWMQRTAVVWVVYSMTQSAFMLGLTIFAEQFPSFLFSALGGVAADRYNRYKIIQITQILSLIQASLLAFLVMTGHQNIWSFIVLSIFLGIINAYDIPARQAMINEVVTDDEDLPSALSLSAAMASIAKLAGPALSGIILQKFGAGTCFLINAASFAAVMLSISLMKIKILPKKSSKKGTFTELAEGFRYLKKEPSISLVIIMLSITGLLILPYDTLIPVYAKEIFKGDAKTFGYISSFIGIGAVLGTVFLASLKKGASMRNILILSTVILSVGLICFSYATNFYWSMFFAALTGLGGVAQFTTCNIIVQSEVIPEMRSRAISILLTAIFGMLPLGSVLIGFVSEKIGAPKTLLIEGIAGILIAVVFRRLLFKKNKTKAVNNQLLEESEEQFINKV, from the coding sequence ATGAACAAATTAAGTAATATCAGTACATTCCGGGCTTTCAGAAGCACCAATTATACGTTGTATTTTTTCGGGCGTTCTGTCTCTCAATTTGGGACATGGATGCAGCGTACAGCGGTAGTTTGGGTGGTTTACAGCATGACCCAATCCGCCTTTATGTTGGGGCTTACCATTTTTGCAGAGCAATTCCCTTCCTTTTTATTTTCGGCATTAGGTGGGGTTGCTGCAGACCGCTATAACCGGTATAAAATTATACAGATCACTCAGATTTTATCATTAATTCAGGCTTCTTTATTGGCCTTTCTGGTCATGACAGGGCATCAGAATATCTGGAGCTTTATTGTGCTCAGCATTTTTCTCGGGATTATCAATGCTTATGATATTCCGGCGCGACAGGCTATGATCAATGAAGTGGTAACGGATGATGAAGATCTTCCAAGCGCTCTGTCTTTAAGTGCAGCCATGGCAAGTATTGCAAAATTAGCAGGCCCTGCCCTTTCCGGAATTATCCTCCAAAAATTCGGAGCAGGAACTTGTTTTCTGATCAATGCAGCCAGTTTTGCAGCAGTAATGCTTTCCATATCATTAATGAAAATAAAGATTCTCCCTAAAAAGTCCAGTAAAAAAGGAACTTTTACAGAATTGGCTGAAGGTTTCAGGTATCTGAAAAAAGAACCATCCATCAGTCTGGTCATCATTATGCTGAGTATTACAGGTTTATTGATCTTGCCTTATGATACTTTAATTCCTGTATATGCAAAGGAAATTTTTAAAGGTGATGCTAAAACATTTGGGTATATCTCAAGTTTTATCGGGATTGGAGCTGTTCTCGGGACGGTATTTCTGGCTTCTTTGAAAAAAGGAGCTTCCATGAGGAATATTCTTATCCTGAGTACAGTTATTCTGAGTGTCGGACTGATCTGCTTTTCATATGCTACTAATTTCTACTGGTCTATGTTCTTCGCAGCACTTACCGGTTTGGGTGGTGTAGCCCAGTTTACGACCTGTAATATCATTGTACAGTCCGAAGTGATTCCCGAAATGCGTTCAAGAGCGATCAGTATTTTGTTGACTGCCATATTCGGGATGCTGCCTTTGGGAAGTGTCCTGATCGGATTTGTTTCAGAGAAAATAGGAGCACCAAAAACCTTGCTGATAGAAGGAATTGCAGGGATTTTAATTGCTGTCGTCTTCAGACGCTTATTATTTAAAAAGAACAAGACCAAAGCGGTCAACAATCAACTTTTAGAAGAATCAGAAGAACAATTCATAAATAAAGTATAA
- a CDS encoding SusD/RagB family nutrient-binding outer membrane lipoprotein yields MKKIIIHLTLAVSVFMLQSCDRTFEEINTDTSKIKDPSVGSLLAPIQYEMGSYGYNRADDFTFDIMQIALDFPSEGNTYSRYYMDEKSGNGYWNTSYKWLKQVSDLRKYATKEQNNNYLAISMVLNAWIASNLTDAFGDVPLSEAVKIEENILRPKYDKQKDIYIQLLNDLKTANSLFNTNQALTETDLFYNANTNSQTGILGWKKFCNSLSLRLLTRILSRNGEVNVYERIQEIVNNPAQYPIFQNNTDSAVLPLSGVSPYLPPIARPQDFTAYRAAGEFFVNAMKDNNDPRMSMFFTKAKATTGEDLGYKGAPSGYALGTAFNYQPSNFNQNLAKAPLKILIMTYSEVQFILAELVNRGIVAGNQQVYYETGVKSIIEQWGATVPANYFSNTKVAYDGSLEKIMLQKYISLFFVDHQQWYEFRRTKLPVLPNNGGLQNSGQMPVRFMYPTTTKVMNADNYNAAVQSMGGDNITVKMWWNK; encoded by the coding sequence ATGAAAAAAATAATCATACATCTCACATTGGCTGTTTCTGTTTTCATGCTACAGTCTTGCGACAGAACATTCGAGGAAATCAATACAGATACCAGTAAGATTAAAGATCCGTCAGTAGGAAGCCTTCTTGCTCCTATCCAATATGAAATGGGAAGTTATGGATATAACAGAGCGGATGACTTTACTTTCGATATTATGCAGATTGCTTTAGACTTTCCGAGTGAAGGAAATACCTACAGTAGATATTATATGGACGAAAAAAGTGGTAACGGCTACTGGAATACTTCCTATAAATGGCTTAAACAGGTAAGTGACCTTCGAAAATATGCCACAAAAGAGCAGAATAATAATTATCTGGCCATATCGATGGTTTTAAATGCCTGGATTGCCTCTAATCTTACCGATGCATTCGGAGACGTTCCTTTATCTGAAGCGGTGAAGATTGAAGAAAATATTCTGAGACCGAAATATGACAAGCAGAAAGATATTTACATCCAGCTTTTGAATGACCTGAAAACAGCCAATTCACTATTCAACACCAATCAGGCATTAACGGAAACTGATTTGTTTTACAATGCTAATACCAACAGCCAGACAGGGATTTTAGGATGGAAAAAATTCTGTAATTCACTTTCATTAAGATTGCTGACCAGAATTCTAAGCAGAAACGGAGAAGTGAATGTGTATGAAAGAATTCAGGAGATTGTCAACAATCCGGCTCAATATCCCATTTTCCAGAATAATACGGATAGTGCTGTATTACCGCTTTCTGGAGTATCTCCATATTTGCCTCCAATAGCACGTCCACAGGATTTTACAGCCTACAGAGCAGCAGGAGAGTTCTTTGTTAATGCCATGAAAGACAATAATGATCCAAGGATGAGCATGTTTTTTACGAAAGCTAAAGCCACTACAGGAGAAGATCTTGGCTATAAAGGCGCTCCTTCGGGATATGCTTTGGGAACAGCTTTCAACTATCAGCCTTCCAATTTTAATCAGAACTTAGCAAAAGCTCCTTTAAAGATATTAATCATGACCTATTCTGAAGTTCAGTTTATTCTGGCAGAATTGGTCAATAGAGGAATTGTTGCAGGAAATCAGCAGGTTTATTACGAAACAGGGGTGAAATCTATTATTGAACAATGGGGAGCAACAGTTCCGGCTAATTATTTCAGCAATACAAAAGTAGCGTATGATGGTTCTCTTGAAAAAATTATGCTTCAAAAATACATCTCCCTGTTTTTTGTAGATCATCAGCAATGGTATGAATTCAGACGTACAAAACTGCCGGTATTGCCTAATAACGGAGGACTTCAGAATAGCGGACAGATGCCTGTAAGATTTATGTATCCTACCACAACAAAAGTAATGAACGCTGATAATTACAACGCAGCCGTACAATCCATGGGTGGAGATAATATCACTGTAAAAATGTGGTGGAATAAATAA